The following proteins come from a genomic window of Methanobacterium sp.:
- a CDS encoding polysaccharide deacetylase family protein, with amino-acid sequence MLDSFARCMNKAGIFDIYGNLRRKITKSQISILAYHRVGPQTDEWSVNPLCEKIFDYHINYLSKNFKIVSLSNLSEMIRNGNLPEKAVVITFDDGYKDNYEFAFPILKKYNAPATVFLATGHVEEKNLFWWDKINYVLFHTDMESIDLNPIGTYQLCSNEDKLIAGLNIQEKLKKMDNDKKETVIAELINLTDVNIPEKLGKKYLLSWNEIKKMNKNGIEFGSHTVTHPILTNVSLDRAKWEIINSKKCIEENLETEVKSFAYPNGDFNAKLSSIVENLGFSSSVSVFPMQLLKNSVSELYQLSRINANIKNFNILKLYLCGLRGDFNRILMQTHFNNK; translated from the coding sequence ATGTTAGACAGTTTTGCAAGATGCATGAATAAAGCAGGTATTTTTGACATCTATGGCAATTTAAGACGAAAAATTACAAAATCCCAGATTAGCATATTAGCTTATCACAGAGTGGGTCCACAAACTGATGAATGGTCTGTTAATCCATTATGTGAAAAGATATTTGATTATCATATTAATTACCTCAGCAAAAATTTCAAAATAGTTTCACTTAGCAACTTAAGTGAAATGATTAGAAATGGCAATCTTCCTGAAAAAGCCGTTGTAATAACATTTGACGATGGATATAAAGATAATTATGAATTTGCTTTTCCTATTTTAAAAAAATATAATGCTCCTGCCACTGTATTCCTGGCTACAGGACATGTTGAAGAAAAAAATCTATTCTGGTGGGATAAAATAAACTACGTCTTATTTCATACTGACATGGAATCGATTGATCTAAATCCTATAGGGACCTATCAATTATGTAGTAATGAAGATAAACTCATTGCAGGATTAAATATTCAAGAAAAACTAAAAAAAATGGATAATGATAAAAAAGAAACTGTAATAGCGGAATTAATTAATTTAACTGATGTAAATATCCCTGAAAAATTAGGTAAGAAATATCTTCTATCATGGAATGAAATTAAAAAAATGAATAAAAATGGTATCGAATTTGGTTCTCATACAGTAACCCATCCCATTTTAACCAACGTTAGTCTTGACAGGGCAAAATGGGAAATAATAAACTCTAAAAAATGCATAGAAGAAAATTTAGAAACAGAAGTTAAATCTTTTGCATATCCAAATGGTGATTTTAATGCAAAATTATCCTCCATAGTAGAAAATCTTGGTTTCAGTTCTTCAGTTTCAGTTTTTCCTATGCAGCTTTTAAAAAACTCTGTTAGCGAATTATATCAATTAAGCAGGATAAACGCAAATATTAAAAATTTTAATATATTAAAATTATATTTATGCGGATTAAGGGGAGATTTTAACCGTATTTTGATGCAAACTCATTTCAATAATAAATAA
- a CDS encoding GNAT family N-acetyltransferase yields the protein MDLRIETLNDSNIDKWEIFNHEMDEGTFYHTIKWKRILESLGHIPHYYLIFSGDEVVAICPFFEINIKGFKGIMPLPDSDYNHIVIKEDNQHNIIDFIRKELESRAKKNSWSFIILNSLDKNFEEKLNTFYYPNFSMGTMSIDLENLSPAKIWDEIFTAKKAQRTYIKRFKKDGFEIRYLDSVEGIKTFYKYYLKNIRHIKGTEYPYSHFEDIYNLYSPNNRTLALLYKQGFIAGGFLNFLDESKKTMHTRYIAINRDVPNKYHVQYYLLWETIKKAYELKCKRLCLGSNVKDQNHRGYKLKSNFGADYKDNYSVLIPTSKIFKLGHSVYRSLYKVKQDEKRKIKLPKFKI from the coding sequence ATGGATTTACGTATTGAAACACTAAATGATAGCAATATTGATAAGTGGGAAATATTTAACCATGAAATGGATGAAGGAACGTTTTATCACACCATTAAATGGAAAAGGATTTTAGAATCATTAGGCCATATTCCTCATTATTATTTGATTTTTTCTGGAGATGAAGTAGTAGCTATATGTCCTTTTTTTGAAATTAATATTAAAGGTTTTAAAGGAATCATGCCTTTACCAGATTCAGATTATAACCATATTGTTATTAAAGAAGATAATCAGCATAACATCATAGATTTTATTAGAAAGGAATTAGAATCTAGAGCTAAAAAAAATTCATGGTCTTTTATAATATTAAACTCTTTAGATAAAAATTTTGAAGAGAAATTAAACACATTTTATTATCCTAATTTCTCAATGGGAACCATGAGTATCGATCTGGAGAACTTGAGCCCTGCTAAAATTTGGGATGAAATTTTTACTGCTAAAAAAGCGCAGAGAACATATATTAAAAGATTTAAAAAGGATGGGTTTGAAATAAGATATTTAGATTCTGTTGAGGGTATTAAGACCTTCTATAAATATTATCTTAAGAATATTAGACATATAAAAGGTACTGAATATCCGTATTCTCATTTTGAGGATATATATAACCTTTATTCTCCAAATAACAGGACTTTAGCGTTGCTATATAAACAGGGCTTTATAGCAGGGGGATTTTTAAATTTCCTGGATGAATCTAAAAAAACCATGCACACACGATATATAGCAATTAATCGTGATGTGCCCAATAAATATCATGTTCAGTATTATTTACTCTGGGAGACAATTAAAAAAGCTTATGAACTGAAATGTAAGAGACTATGTCTTGGAAGTAATGTAAAAGATCAAAATCATCGAGGTTATAAATTGAAGAGTAACTTCGGTGCAGATTATAAAGATAACTATTCAGTATTAATACCTACCTCAAAAATCTTTAAATTAGGTCATTCTGTTTATAGGTCTCTTTATAAGGTGAAACAAGATGAAAAACGAAAAATTAAACTTCCAAAATTTAAAATATAA
- a CDS encoding GNAT family N-acetyltransferase — MKNEKLNFQNLKYKYRLFFTLNYFLKKVGINFTKAHIYSIKLDNFSPKRSKTDDFIVKECTMDDLHLFGKLEDRFLSDMQDGHILIGAFLNNEWIGYNWISFKPVEMEEVERFFHFDGAYLWRLYVKEHYREKGIAKRMFYFSLNKIKNDYKKNIVYAAAETSNIPSIKTIESCNFYRIGAINYSRVFLWKNFQVNIEDNSVSFSEDLNND, encoded by the coding sequence ATGAAAAACGAAAAATTAAACTTCCAAAATTTAAAATATAAATACAGGCTCTTTTTTACACTGAATTACTTCCTTAAAAAGGTAGGAATTAATTTTACTAAAGCTCATATTTATTCTATTAAATTAGATAATTTTAGTCCTAAAAGATCCAAAACAGATGATTTTATTGTTAAAGAGTGTACAATGGACGATTTACATCTTTTTGGAAAATTAGAGGATAGATTCTTATCAGATATGCAAGATGGACATATTCTAATTGGTGCATTTTTAAATAACGAGTGGATTGGCTATAACTGGATAAGTTTTAAGCCAGTAGAAATGGAAGAAGTGGAAAGGTTTTTTCATTTTGATGGGGCTTATTTATGGCGACTTTATGTTAAAGAACATTATAGAGAGAAAGGAATAGCAAAAAGGATGTTTTATTTTTCTCTTAATAAAATTAAAAATGATTATAAAAAAAATATAGTATATGCTGCCGCTGAAACTTCAAACATACCCTCAATTAAAACTATAGAAAGTTGTAATTTTTATAGGATTGGTGCTATTAACTATTCAAGAGTTTTTTTATGGAAAAATTTCCAGGTAAATATCGAAGATAATTCAGTGAGTTTTTCAGAAGATTTAAATAATGATTAA
- a CDS encoding flippase: protein MNPVQRVAKNISVMFVSQIITYALAFFFVMYSARYLGVDNFGILSFALAFSGIMIIFADLGLSSLMVREASRNKKLTESYLKNILSLKIILGISTFIISILIVLALGYNLNDIQVIAIITAYTLLTSLSSMFYALFQTFEKLEYQSIGQIITSILLISGALYLIYNKSDLLGFALLYLFVGVIMVLYAFTICKCNYVSPKLEIDFGFWKTLLKMAIPLSVVLIFSTIAFRIDIVILSMLDTNTAVGIYSAAYKLIEVLTFIPAVFTASIYPVFSRFHIYSKNSLKTGYKRSFKYLFLIGLPIAITVSLLADKIILLVYGTQFTGSIIALKILIWAIPFTFLTFFSGTVMISINKQNLLAKIFILAIIMNVVLNVTFIPSYSYVASAVITIITELTEMLLISYFLFKFICKVEIKDTLVKPLIACLVMGLFIFYVHINLLLQIVLAFGVYLVALYLLETFSDDDINLIKQLIPNKKK, encoded by the coding sequence ATGAACCCGGTTCAAAGAGTAGCCAAAAACATTTCAGTAATGTTTGTATCACAAATAATAACTTATGCATTAGCATTTTTTTTTGTGATGTATTCTGCAAGATATCTTGGAGTGGATAATTTTGGTATTCTGTCCTTTGCATTAGCTTTTTCAGGAATTATGATAATATTTGCTGATTTGGGTTTAAGCTCACTAATGGTAAGAGAGGCATCAAGAAATAAGAAGCTAACGGAAAGTTATTTAAAAAATATTTTGTCATTAAAGATTATATTGGGAATAAGCACATTTATAATAAGTATTTTGATTGTTCTGGCACTGGGTTATAATTTAAATGATATTCAGGTTATAGCTATAATTACAGCGTATACTTTATTAACTTCATTGTCTTCAATGTTTTATGCTTTATTTCAAACCTTTGAAAAACTGGAATATCAATCAATTGGCCAGATTATAACATCTATATTGCTCATTTCAGGGGCTTTATACTTAATATATAATAAAAGCGATCTTTTAGGTTTTGCTTTACTTTATCTATTTGTTGGAGTAATTATGGTTTTATATGCATTTACCATATGCAAATGTAATTATGTTTCGCCAAAATTAGAAATTGATTTTGGTTTCTGGAAAACATTGTTAAAAATGGCAATTCCTTTGTCTGTAGTTTTAATTTTCTCTACCATAGCATTTAGAATTGATATAGTTATACTTTCAATGTTAGATACTAATACTGCTGTTGGAATTTACAGTGCAGCATATAAATTAATAGAAGTTTTAACTTTTATCCCAGCAGTTTTTACGGCTTCAATATATCCTGTTTTTTCCAGATTTCACATATATTCTAAAAACTCTTTAAAAACAGGATATAAAAGATCATTTAAATATCTTTTTCTGATAGGTTTACCTATTGCAATTACAGTATCACTGTTGGCCGATAAAATTATTCTTTTAGTCTACGGAACTCAATTTACAGGATCCATAATAGCACTTAAAATACTAATCTGGGCGATTCCTTTTACATTTTTAACTTTTTTTTCAGGAACTGTAATGATTTCGATCAACAAACAAAACTTACTGGCAAAAATATTCATTTTGGCGATAATTATGAATGTGGTCCTTAATGTAACATTTATTCCAAGTTATAGCTATGTTGCTTCTGCTGTAATTACAATAATTACAGAATTAACTGAAATGTTGCTTATTTCATACTTCCTTTTTAAATTTATCTGTAAAGTTGAAATTAAAGATACTTTAGTGAAACCTTTAATAGCTTGCTTAGTAATGGGATTATTCATTTTTTATGTACATATAAATCTACTCTTGCAGATAGTACTTGCTTTCGGTGTATATTTAGTTGCTCTCTATCTTTTAGAAACATTTTCAGATGATGATATTAATTTAATTAAACAATTAATCCCTAATAAAAAGAAATAA
- a CDS encoding molybdenum cofactor guanylyltransferase, which produces MKSIIILCGGRSRRMGRDKGSMLLKGKPMVLHVLDAISDVADEIILVLRETQQIKDYKNILGPYESLKIVEDKIKDKGPLVGILTGLSNINSEYAQILPCDSPFISKNFVLKMFKTMETDNFDAVVPIWNDGHIEPLHSIYKKKTINVIEDLIKKEIKDVNSLIRNLNVKYVDVEKLDKTTLSFKNINAIKDMDLI; this is translated from the coding sequence ATGAAATCCATAATAATCCTCTGTGGTGGAAGAAGCAGGAGGATGGGTAGAGATAAAGGCTCAATGCTCTTAAAGGGTAAACCAATGGTTCTTCATGTTTTGGATGCCATATCGGATGTTGCAGATGAAATTATATTAGTTTTAAGGGAAACTCAACAGATAAAAGATTATAAAAATATTTTAGGGCCTTATGAGTCTTTAAAGATAGTTGAGGATAAAATAAAGGATAAGGGACCTCTTGTGGGTATATTAACAGGACTTTCTAATATTAATTCAGAATATGCACAAATATTGCCCTGCGATTCACCTTTTATTTCTAAAAATTTCGTTTTAAAAATGTTTAAAACCATGGAAACAGATAATTTTGATGCTGTTGTCCCTATATGGAATGATGGTCATATTGAACCACTTCATTCTATCTACAAAAAAAAGACCATTAATGTTATTGAGGATCTGATTAAAAAAGAGATAAAGGATGTTAATTCTCTTATTCGAAATTTAAACGTTAAATACGTTGATGTTGAAAAACTGGATAAAACAACTCTTAGTTTTAAAAATATAAATGCAATAAAAGATATGGATTTAATTTAA
- the guaB gene encoding IMP dehydrogenase: MYSKKLKNAPEGYTFDDFLIVPSASSVEPKDVEIKTRISRNHFINIPVISSAMDTVTESSMAIALAQEGGLGVIHRNMTIKEQINEVKRVKQSGDMTIRDVITIGPDASIREACHIMDMEEVSGLPVVEDEIVVGIISRRDVKPIINSDEEKKVREIMTEEVLTIPESTTPEEALNIAYENKVERLPVVKSGKLIGIVTIRDILERKKFPNASRDRKGKFMVAAATGPFDLERAMALDEAGVDIIAIDVAHAHNLNVVDAAKKIKDNIDADLIVGNIATREAAEALLAKEVDGLKVGIGPGSICTTRIIAGVGVPQLTAISDVADVAKDHEIPVIGDGGLRFSGDIAKAIAVGADVVMIGSLLAGTYEAPGDVVIMNGRKFKQYRGMGSLGAMTGGAGAGTDRYFQEVKGPMKHAKLVPEGVEGVVPYKGPVSEVLFQLIGGLKSSMGYCGAKDIQTMKEKAKLVRITASGMTESHPHDLTITNESPNYPTTRLM, from the coding sequence ATGTACTCTAAAAAATTAAAAAACGCTCCAGAAGGTTATACATTTGATGATTTTTTAATAGTGCCTTCTGCCTCGTCTGTTGAGCCTAAAGACGTTGAAATAAAAACCAGAATTTCAAGGAATCATTTCATAAACATTCCTGTTATAAGTTCTGCTATGGATACCGTAACCGAATCTTCAATGGCGATTGCACTGGCACAGGAAGGTGGTTTAGGAGTCATTCACAGAAACATGACTATAAAAGAGCAGATCAATGAGGTTAAAAGAGTAAAACAGTCTGGAGACATGACTATAAGAGATGTGATCACCATTGGTCCTGATGCTTCAATCAGGGAGGCATGTCATATAATGGACATGGAAGAAGTAAGCGGACTTCCAGTGGTTGAAGATGAAATTGTGGTGGGAATAATAAGCCGCAGGGACGTAAAACCAATTATTAACTCTGATGAAGAAAAGAAAGTAAGGGAAATAATGACTGAAGAAGTGCTTACCATTCCTGAATCAACCACACCAGAAGAAGCACTGAATATAGCCTACGAAAACAAGGTGGAAAGGCTCCCAGTGGTTAAATCAGGCAAATTAATAGGAATAGTAACCATTAGAGATATATTAGAGAGAAAAAAGTTCCCCAATGCTTCCAGAGATAGAAAAGGAAAGTTTATGGTTGCAGCAGCTACAGGTCCATTTGATCTTGAACGTGCAATGGCATTAGACGAAGCAGGGGTAGATATAATTGCTATAGATGTGGCACATGCACATAATTTAAATGTGGTGGATGCAGCAAAGAAAATTAAAGATAATATTGATGCAGATCTGATTGTGGGTAATATAGCCACTCGTGAGGCGGCAGAAGCCTTATTAGCAAAGGAGGTTGATGGGCTTAAGGTAGGAATAGGTCCAGGATCAATCTGTACAACAAGGATCATTGCCGGAGTAGGCGTACCTCAGCTAACAGCAATATCAGACGTTGCAGACGTTGCAAAAGACCATGAAATTCCTGTAATAGGAGATGGGGGATTAAGATTCTCTGGAGATATTGCAAAAGCAATAGCTGTTGGCGCAGATGTTGTAATGATTGGAAGTTTACTTGCAGGTACCTATGAAGCACCGGGTGACGTTGTAATCATGAATGGTCGTAAATTCAAACAGTACCGTGGAATGGGCTCCCTTGGCGCAATGACTGGTGGAGCAGGTGCAGGAACTGACCGTTACTTCCAGGAAGTGAAAGGGCCAATGAAACACGCGAAATTAGTACCAGAAGGTGTTGAAGGAGTTGTTCCATACAAAGGACCGGTTAGTGAGGTTTTATTCCAGTTAATCGGCGGTTTAAAATCTTCAATGGGTTACTGTGGTGCTAAGGATATACAGACCATGAAGGAAAAGGCAAAGCTTGTTAGGATCACAGCAAGCGGGATGACAGAAAGTCATCCGCATGATCTGACCATAACCAACGAAAGCCCGAACTATCCTACAACACGATTGATGTAG
- a CDS encoding (5-formylfuran-3-yl)methyl phosphate synthase, whose protein sequence is MLLLISPINTEEAHEAIEGGADIIDVKNPKEGSLGANFPWVIKSIREMTPEDMLVSATLGDVQYKPGTVSLAALGAAVSGADYIKVGLYGTKNYHEALEVMKNVVKTVNEYSADIIVVASGYADAHRIGALDPMEIPEVAAAAGADLAMLDTAVKDGKTLFDFMSEEKIARFNNEIHNYGLKSALAGSVKKEQLQTLYNLGTDVVGIRGAACVGGDRNSGKIHRSAVMELKKMLECF, encoded by the coding sequence TTGCTTCTCTTAATAAGTCCAATAAACACAGAGGAAGCACATGAAGCCATTGAAGGCGGTGCAGACATAATCGATGTCAAAAATCCCAAAGAAGGATCACTTGGAGCTAATTTTCCATGGGTCATTAAAAGCATAAGGGAGATGACCCCTGAAGATATGCTCGTAAGCGCAACTTTGGGAGATGTGCAATATAAACCAGGTACAGTATCACTTGCAGCACTTGGAGCAGCTGTTTCAGGAGCAGACTACATTAAAGTTGGCCTTTATGGAACAAAAAATTACCACGAAGCACTGGAAGTAATGAAAAATGTGGTAAAAACTGTTAATGAATACAGCGCAGATATAATCGTGGTAGCTTCAGGATACGCTGATGCGCATCGAATTGGGGCTTTAGATCCCATGGAAATACCAGAAGTTGCTGCTGCTGCTGGTGCAGACCTGGCCATGCTGGATACTGCAGTTAAAGATGGGAAAACATTATTCGACTTCATGAGTGAAGAGAAAATAGCCAGATTCAACAATGAAATTCATAATTACGGCTTAAAATCAGCGCTTGCAGGCTCAGTTAAAAAAGAACAGCTCCAGACACTGTACAATTTAGGCACTGATGTTGTTGGAATAAGAGGAGCAGCATGTGTAGGTGGGGATAGAAATTCAGGGAAAATCCACCGAAGCGCAGTAATGGAATTAAAGAAGATGCTTGAATGTTTTTAA
- a CDS encoding LUD domain-containing protein: MDKNNLKSLHKSFKILRDRKAQLLEGEKEQIRELQERVKEIRNYSVENLPELVETAKNKFEENGIEVIVAENSKKALDEIYRIIKDEKMVSKSKSNTINEIGLSEFLDSHGIELVETDLGDRIVQIDPDSSGPSHPIGPAAHLDMEQIAKIASKKFKKEIKPEPGEILNVIKQDVLERLLNCSVGITGANSVAAEDGALLMVHNEGNITLVSMKDIHIVLVGIDKLVRTVEEAVSVVKLETIFATGKKIPAYMNVISSPSKTADIEQILLKGMYGAKRVIVILLDNGRSKLFEDYPECLLCIGCGSCIVSCPVYNVTGNEFGYKGYLGGRGISFSRFIKDKQTCFDSGLFKCTACGLCTLECPFNIKTNKMIEKLRIEFVKEGIYPEKHFKTAERIKKEGSPF, from the coding sequence ATGGATAAAAATAACCTTAAATCTCTGCATAAATCCTTTAAAATACTAAGGGATAGAAAAGCGCAGCTTTTAGAAGGGGAAAAAGAACAGATAAGAGAACTTCAAGAGCGGGTAAAAGAAATAAGAAATTACAGCGTGGAAAATCTTCCAGAACTTGTTGAAACAGCAAAAAATAAGTTTGAAGAAAATGGAATAGAAGTTATAGTTGCAGAAAATTCAAAGAAAGCACTTGATGAGATTTACAGGATAATTAAAGACGAAAAAATGGTTTCAAAGTCTAAATCAAACACCATAAATGAAATAGGTTTATCAGAATTTTTAGATTCTCATGGAATTGAACTTGTGGAAACTGACCTTGGAGATCGTATTGTTCAAATAGATCCAGATAGTTCTGGACCTTCACACCCAATAGGGCCAGCTGCACATTTAGATATGGAACAGATAGCTAAAATAGCATCCAAAAAGTTTAAAAAGGAAATAAAACCAGAACCAGGGGAAATTCTCAACGTGATTAAACAGGACGTCTTGGAAAGACTTTTAAACTGTTCTGTTGGAATTACAGGTGCAAATTCAGTTGCTGCAGAAGACGGTGCGCTCTTAATGGTTCACAACGAGGGAAACATAACTCTGGTGTCCATGAAAGATATTCACATTGTTCTTGTGGGCATAGATAAACTTGTAAGGACTGTTGAAGAAGCGGTAAGCGTTGTTAAGCTTGAAACAATATTTGCAACTGGAAAAAAAATTCCAGCCTACATGAACGTGATTTCATCACCCTCTAAAACAGCAGACATAGAACAGATACTTTTAAAAGGCATGTACGGCGCAAAAAGAGTAATAGTAATCCTTCTTGACAACGGAAGAAGTAAATTGTTTGAAGATTACCCGGAATGCCTTTTATGCATTGGCTGCGGTAGCTGTATTGTTTCATGTCCAGTATACAATGTAACAGGCAATGAATTTGGTTATAAAGGATATTTGGGCGGCCGTGGAATATCTTTCAGCCGATTTATCAAAGATAAACAAACCTGTTTTGATTCAGGGCTATTTAAATGCACTGCTTGTGGGCTGTGCACTCTGGAATGTCCCTTTAATATTAAAACAAATAAAATGATTGAAAAATTGCGGATAGAATTCGTGAAGGAAGGGATTTATCCAGAAAAACATTTTAAAACTGCAGAAAGAATTAAAAAAGAAGGATCACCTTTTTAA
- a CDS encoding (Fe-S)-binding protein — protein sequence MIYFRGCVAKEKLGNISRATEEILKSAGIDYKVLENEKCCGSFLLRTGFREEAEKVMDKTLKDLEGEKIVTSCAGCYRTFKKDYKEILGVEINVVHTSELFNQLIEHGKIELEFKDKKVTYHDPCHLGREMEEYDAPRAVIYRCAELVEMDFNKDKARCCGAGAGVRSAYPEITEEISMARIEDAKNTGTEIIITSCPFCILNIQSVCIEKQSVLDISELVLNALKDTLGY from the coding sequence ATGATTTATTTTAGGGGCTGTGTAGCAAAGGAAAAGCTTGGAAACATATCCAGAGCAACAGAAGAGATACTGAAATCTGCAGGAATAGATTATAAAGTATTAGAAAATGAAAAATGCTGCGGATCCTTTCTGCTTAGAACAGGATTTAGAGAAGAGGCAGAAAAAGTTATGGATAAAACATTAAAGGATCTGGAAGGAGAAAAGATAGTCACTTCATGTGCCGGCTGTTACAGGACATTTAAAAAAGATTATAAAGAAATTTTAGGCGTTGAAATAAACGTTGTGCACACATCAGAGCTTTTTAACCAGTTAATTGAACATGGAAAAATAGAATTAGAATTTAAAGATAAAAAAGTCACCTATCACGATCCCTGCCACCTTGGAAGGGAGATGGAAGAATATGATGCTCCGAGGGCAGTTATATATAGATGTGCAGAATTGGTAGAAATGGATTTCAACAAAGATAAAGCAAGATGCTGCGGCGCTGGTGCAGGTGTTAGATCAGCTTATCCTGAAATAACAGAAGAGATATCCATGGCACGTATTGAAGATGCAAAAAATACAGGTACTGAAATAATCATTACCTCATGTCCATTCTGCATATTAAACATTCAGTCTGTCTGCATAGAAAAACAGAGTGTACTGGACATCTCTGAACTGGTCTTAAATGCTTTAAAAGACACCCTGGGGTATTAA
- a CDS encoding glycosyltransferase: MPILITIGIIAKNEEEYIATTLKTLIEQSFDSSSFEIIVVDGNSDDKTREIAEEVLSSSNISYKILNEKDFGFYGHCFARNLVIDHSSESSKYIAYTDADCIVDKEWLKTLYESIEGTEDDIAGAGGPRLIAPTDNKKELIINHFLTSTIASGGNPAFSKRNVKYLKSIPNYNAIYKKDIISKFRYDDSLIISDDTELNLRLGLVGYKFIYVREAKIYHRETSSLRQFSKNMIRYGVNIANAIKKLRLFKIKVFLTILFLFYLILLIPLYLIWGWMVLIPLALYIVYAVLVFAEILFKTKSIYSLLVFLLVPVQHILYAYGVIYNFLFIRPVHKNNKHAVKY, from the coding sequence ATGCCAATTTTAATAACTATAGGAATTATAGCCAAAAACGAGGAAGAATACATAGCCACAACTCTTAAAACTCTTATTGAACAAAGTTTTGATTCTTCATCATTTGAAATAATAGTAGTTGACGGTAATTCCGATGATAAAACCCGTGAAATTGCAGAAGAAGTTTTAAGCTCTTCAAATATCAGCTATAAAATCCTAAACGAGAAAGATTTCGGTTTTTATGGTCACTGTTTTGCAAGAAACCTGGTAATAGACCATTCCAGTGAAAGCTCAAAATACATTGCCTATACTGATGCCGACTGTATCGTGGACAAAGAGTGGCTTAAAACTTTATATGAAAGTATTGAAGGAACCGAAGATGATATTGCAGGTGCCGGCGGACCCCGATTAATAGCTCCAACCGATAACAAAAAAGAACTGATAATAAACCATTTTTTAACCTCCACCATTGCTTCTGGCGGAAACCCTGCATTTTCAAAGAGAAATGTTAAATATTTAAAAAGCATCCCTAATTACAATGCCATTTACAAAAAAGATATAATAAGTAAATTCAGGTATGATGACAGCCTAATCATCTCTGATGATACTGAATTAAATTTAAGGCTGGGATTAGTCGGATATAAATTCATTTACGTCAGGGAAGCTAAAATATATCACAGGGAAACCAGTTCACTAAGGCAATTTTCAAAAAACATGATCAGATATGGAGTAAACATAGCTAATGCCATAAAAAAGCTCAGATTATTTAAAATAAAGGTTTTTTTGACAATATTATTTTTATTCTACCTGATTCTGCTTATTCCGTTATATTTAATTTGGGGGTGGATGGTTTTAATCCCATTAGCACTTTATATCGTATATGCAGTACTTGTTTTTGCAGAAATTCTTTTTAAAACAAAATCTATTTATTCACTGCTTGTTTTTTTACTTGTGCCAGTTCAGCACATTCTGTATGCATATGGAGTTATCTATAATTTCTTATTTATCAGACCGGTGCATAAAAATAATAAACATGCAGTAAAATATTGA